aaaaatattcatgattttttagGTAAAACATTGTAAGGTGTACTTGTAAAACTATGTTTTGGAAGCATGTTTATGCATAGGGTCAGTTGAATCTACGAACCATTGCATTAAAATACATCGCTCGcatgtcgtcttcttcctccagccaacGGATTTCTTCATCCACCAACCGCTCTGCCTCTCCACCTCAACCTTCTTGCCTCCCTTCCTCTTCTTCACCTACGACGGCACGCCTCACTGTCCCTCGCAATGTCATCCTTGCCTTTGGCGAGAGGGCTCTAACTTATTCGGCCGAAAATCAAATCAAGATAGCAGTTGTTGTGCCTAGGAGTTATTGATACAGCCTTATAAGAGGGAAGCGTCCACTTGAAACATCATCCTTTTGTTCTTGTCATCATCTACCGCCACCTAGTCTCGCCTCTTCTCTTCCTACCGTCCAAGGGGGCGCCGATACAACAACATTCCTTGAACGTACCCCTGCGATCGGCGACCTGCACAAAAAGCAACACCGCTGCAAGGAAAAATTCCCCCTGTGATATTTATTTCCTTGGTAGATCGGTTTGCCATGTTGTCAAAACTGGAGCTAGATACTATGCTGGTTTTTATCCATATGTAAATTTTGGTAGATTTATCTTGGTCATTCCTGTTGTctcctcaaacgcccgcggacgcatCTGGGCGCATTCGCAGGCTGTGACTGGGCACGTCTCAAATTTCACGAGTTGCATCCGAACATCTCATGCTAGATTCTTAAATCCATACAAAGACATGCAAACGAAATAAACCCATGCACTACGTCGATCACCTAGCTGCTCCTTGTTGGAGATCTCGACGATCTCCGTGCCTGGCTCCAGTAGCATAGAAGGCAGCTGCAgctccggcttctccggcgccTCCGCTCCGGTCTCCTCCTCCTCTATCTCGGCGTCGAGTTCAGCGAAGAGCGTGTCGGacaccgcctgctcctgccggagGTAACacccggttggcctccacataggccttaTTCTGGATGGACTCCAAGATGGTCTGCTGCTCCACCATCTCCTCCGATTGGGCAACATCAAACTCCGCCCCCGCCTGCTccagctcctgctcctgctccaaCAGCTCCGGCTGCTCCACCTCCATCGGAGccagctcctctccctcctcccccccccccggctgctcctcctcctccttcggctccgTAAAGTCCGGAGGCAGCCCAGCAGCGATGCAGGCGGTGCACGCGGCTTGTCTCGCCCAGATCTCCTGCTAGATCTCGTATCGGTGCTCTGGTGTGAGCATTGCGTAGTAGGTGATCTTCCTCCGGACCATGGCGGAGCGCCGGAGCGTGGGTAGAGCACCGGGTTCGGACTGGCGGCGTGGAGAGTGTGGAGGTGGATGGGCTAGGGTTGCGAGGCGCCGGCCGGCTTAAATAGACAGATTTGGTCTCGGGCAGCAAGCCGGAGCAGCGCCACACGGCGTTCACACCGCGGCGATGGACGCGGCGTCCGTCGAATCGTTGGGTTTCCGAGCGAGTCCACGTGGGACCCTATAGTCAGTGCGGCGTGGCGTGTGTTCCCGGATGCAACTGAGCACCTCTATATCCACTCCATATTTGGACTGGATATGacgggtgccggtcagcccggacgtttgaggcccgtttgaggcgccCGTATGGCTCAATTTTTGCGACCGGATAGTGATCTAGCGAGCCGTCCGAGCGTATAAGACGGGTTTAAGGCAcccagctgtagatgctcttactctGTTTGTGTTTCTCAGGTGGACGTGCGTTGGGTGCTAGTACAACTGAAGAGCAATCTCATCGATCCCTGTCAGTCTGAAACACTCAACGGAGCGAAAGACTGACTGAGACTGAAACTGAAACTACTCGGAGGCACGCATGTGGACTGGACGCACAAACTGGCGGTCGTTCCAGGGTCTGGCTGGCTCCCTTTCCCACGGCCACCGGTCACGCTTCTTCACATGGCGAAACCGGTCAGTTTCACCTCAACTTCAACACGAGTTTCTCGGTGATTTCCGTTGGAGCTGTGGTCTGTGGAGCAAGTACTCCTACATGTGATTTTTCCGGGAAATCACCACGCACGTAGGCGCTGTTACGTCAACGGTGTTTCTCGTCGTAAACAAACCTCTGACAGATGCATCACATGTCTGATCGATCGGATTCAAAATGAGAGGAAAAATACAAATCCCGTGGTATACAGCTGCTGCTTGTGTGTCGAGCCGACCAGCAGGCAAAATGATCTTGTCACCAGTATTTGGATCCACTCGACAAATCTGCAGTAGCATGTCCCCCATCTTTTGTCAATCGGCTTCGTCGACATCTAAAGGAGTGGGGAGCCATCCCTTTGTAGTTTCCAGTTCTTGTAGGTCACGGTTTTCCCTAAAGTCTTGGTTCTCCAACGAGGTGGCTACGATGATGATGCATTGTAATAAGGTTCCTCCGGGCTCCTCCTAACTTGACAATTTCTGTCTGATACTAATGAATGGCTAGTTAGGGTAAATGTTGTTGGATCTGTTGGTTATCTTCGGATCTGGGTAGTTGGTGTGTCCATCAGAGGAAGCAGTTGGCTGGATTTTCTAGCACGACTTCGACCTTTTCTCTTTGTTTGTTTTGTGACAAGGTCTAGGTTCTCCGACCCTTCAGATTGATGGTGAAGGATTGAAAGCATCCGTTGCTTGTGGTGTTTCTCTGACCAATGTTCTTTAATTTCAGTGGTTACCGGATCTCATTGTTCATGGTGAGTGGTTGTTGTGGTCTTCAAAGCCTTGTATGAAAAGATCGTTTGCATATGTCTATTTCGCTTATTGCTTGTTCGATGCAAATCAATGCTTCGGTAGACGATGAACGATCGAAAAAGAAGAcgttaaatatgattttttttggtgTAATTTTGCATTTTACATGTTGTATTAAGTCAAGTTGTCATTCCATTCCTCTTTTTGGAGGGATAGAAAGGGAATTATGAGGATTTAGAAGAACTGCACCTTACAATGTGGAATTTtgtcaaaaaacaaatacaccttatataaaggaacggagtgAGTATAAGATGCTCTCTGAGGGTCTTTTTTATAAGAAAAAATACCTAACCAAATGAACTATATTATTTATTAATGAACAAGACTGTCAACCAACGTAGTGCCCCCTTCGTTCCATGACATCCAATCAGTTCTCCTTGGATTCCATTCCAATCTCCCAATCAGTGAGAAATATACGGTCGGATGAGATCTCGAACGTTGTCCCTCCAACTCAGGCTCAATCGTACCATAATACGTCTGGGCTCAACACTTTTCTTGCTCCAAGACCACCCTCTAGCCCTCATGCAAAATAGATGATAGAATTATAAACAATCATAGAATGATTTAAGCTGATGAACATAGAGGTCTCTCCCACAATTTTTGCCATATGTACCTCTGAAATAGTCTTGAAATCACACGCCACTAAGCAGTTTTTTAAACCAAGTACGTGGTTTAAGTTTGCTAACGAACACGTCCAACATGACCAAGTGTTTAATGATTATAGTTAACGCCTTAGCAGGTCAAGTGCAACCACCCCTTAAAACTACTTAACCGAAATTAACCTAACCTCCAACATAATAAGGCTTCACGAACGACCGGACCACTGAGGCACTGAGATGGACCAACCGCGTGAAGATCAAGCACACTACATAAGTAGCTGAGACGATGCAGCAATCACAACAACCAGCACCACAGACACCAAGAATCTTTCACTGTCTCACGCACATTTTTGGCCGGCGATGGAGGTGACCCCGAAGCACACGCAGGCGGTGAGCGGGTGGGCGGCCATGGAGCCGTCCGGCGAGGTGGTGCCCTTCGCCTTCAAGCGCCGGGAGAACGGCGTGGACGACGTCACCATCAAGGTGCACTACTGCGGCATGTGCCACACGGACCTCCACTTCATCAACAACGACTGGGGCATCACCATGTACCCCCTCGTGCCCGGCCACGAGATCACCGGCGTCGTCACCCGGGTCGGCGCCAACGTCTCCGGCTTCCGCCCCGGCGACCGCGTCGGCGTCGGATGCATCGCCGCCTCCTGCCTCGACTGCGACCACTGCCGCCGCTCCGAGGAGAACTACTGCGACAAGGTCGCGCTCACCTACAACGGCATCTTCTGGGACGGCAGCGTCACCTACGGCGGCTACTCCAGCATGCTCGTCGCCCACAAGCGGTTCCTCGTGCGCATCCCGGACGCCCTCCCGCTGGACGCCGCCGCGCCGCTGCTGTGCGCCGGGATCACCGTGTACAGCCCCATGAAGCAGCACGGGATGCTGCTGGGCGAGCCCGGGCGGCGGCTGGGCGTGGTCGGGCTGGGCGGGCTCGGCCACGTCGCCGTCAAGTTCGGCAAGGCGTTCGGGCTCAAGGTCACCGTCATCAGCACGTCGCCGGCCAAGGAGCGCGAGGCGAGGGAGAGCCTCAAGGCCGACGACTTCGTCCTGAGCACCGACGAGAGGCAGATGCAGGCCATGGCTCGGAGCCTGGACTACGTGATCGACACGGTGTCGGCGCAGCACTCGCTGGGGCccatcctggagctgctcaaggTGAACGGGAAGCTGGTGCTGGTGGCGGCGCCGGACAAGCCGGTGGAGCTGCCGTCCTTCCCGCTCATCTTCGGGAAGAGGACGGTGAGCGGGAGCATGACGGGGGGCATGAAGGAGACGCAGGAGATGATGGACCTGTGCGGGGAGCACGGCATCACCGCCGACATCGAGCTCGTCTCCACCGACGGGATCAACGACGCGCTGGCCAGGCTCGCGCGCAACGACGTCCGCTACCGCTTCGTCGTCGACGTCGCCGGCACTGGCTCCAGGCTCTAGTCACCAGACTCTGGCTTGCTGCTCGTTCCGTCAGAAAGAAAGGATGGGTACCCTACTTCATTTTCAGATCAGTTCAGTTTCTGAGTATGATAGGAGGAAGTCCGTAATTCTGTCGGCATCCAATTGGACAGGACAACGTTCTTAATTTGTCTTCTGCAATTAAATTGTGGTAAAGTGCCACAAAAAAGGGAATTTCATCGACATCTGTATTATATATTTATTTTACTGTTTTGTATCTATATGTCAATATCTCATTGAGTTGTCAAACCTCAAGAAAAAATGATTAACTTGCGACCCACATAAAGATAACTTTTTTTAACACAAGACAGACATAGACGCTCATACATACACGCACctcacatatactccctccattcctaaaaaattgtctttttaaagatttcaaatggactatcacatacagatgtatatagacatattttagagtgtagattcactcattttgcttcgtatgtagtcacttgttgaaatctccggaaagacaaatatttaggaacggagggagtatgacatCCTAGCCCTATGAGTACTTTCTTCAGACCAAACTGAcagatcatcttgagattgacgaaatcGTCACAGATGTATTATCAGTCGACGGAGACATCTCCTCTCATTGAATGCGCGTAAAGATAGCTGGCTAGTAATGCATCCATCTGATACTAGTGTCACCACGAGCAATTTTGGTGAAGTATCCCACCCACGTTAGAACATGTATCATTGCAAGATGCGGTCGCGATAGCACGATAGTTATCATACTTCCGCACATATGGTCATGAAAACTATTGTGCACTAATTACAGGATATCTTGTGTTAAGGCTAGTTGATTGTGGAATACAAAGAAGGATGACTGTTGCAATATTGCGGTTTTAGGAGGGAGGTTTGATTTTGTTTGTTGGTAATGTTTAAGTGTTTGGCCATATTGGTTTCTTCCAATTCAGTCCTCTACTTCTTTATTACGGTAGTTTCAAACAAAACACAATTATTCAAAGTAAGCCGTAGATCACAAAGCAGGAAGTGAAAATCACCCGACTCTTAATGATCATATGTGTGTGTAAAACCATATATCTGGTCTCTATCCAACAATGTCTGACATAAATATTTACCCCACACAGCAATCTCTTAGTAACTTATTCAATATATCCCCTTGATAGTCGAAAGCTatatttcaaatatttcaaaaagtttgcatatttatgatattttttgtaGCATATCTGATGCTCAAAGTTGTACGATGCCAATATCACCAACATATATAACACTCCAAACCCATTGTAGTACATGGCCTATGTAGGCATTGGAACTTAACTCCTCGCAACATGAGATATGGTCACGACGCGAGTACAACTCGATACCACATGTTGTAGCGCAAGGTGTACACCCACTATCTCGAATCCGTTAGCTACCTCTTTGTCTCTATCATTGTCACTATATACGAAGGTTTAGTTGGGTACAAAATGTTTAGATAAAGTTGTAGCTGTGCTTATTTTCGTAGTTGCCATTCACGATGTACAAGTACATGATGGTTGTCCTCTGATTATTTCAGTGACGTTAATACAATATTGCAGTGTAGTTGTACTTTGTGTTTGGACATAGTAGTTAGTTGATGCTAACGGCTCTCATTAGGATCT
The window above is part of the Triticum aestivum cultivar Chinese Spring chromosome 2A, IWGSC CS RefSeq v2.1, whole genome shotgun sequence genome. Proteins encoded here:
- the LOC123187220 gene encoding probable cinnamyl alcohol dehydrogenase 6 (The sequence of the model RefSeq protein was modified relative to this genomic sequence to represent the inferred CDS: added 42 bases not found in genome assembly); the encoded protein is MEPWQQSQQPARAASTTDTKNLSLSHAHFWPAMEVTPKHTQAVSGWAAMEPSGEVVPFAFKRRENGVDDVTIKVHYCGMCHTDLHFINNDWGITMYPLVPGHEITGVVTRVGANVSGFRPGDRVGVGCIAASCLDCDHCRRSEENYCDKVALTYNGIFWDGSVTYGGYSSMLVAHKRFLVRIPDALPLDAAAPLLCAGITVYSPMKQHGMLLGEPGRRLGVVGLGGLGHVAVKFGKAFGLKVTVISTSPAKEREARESLKADDFVLSTDERQMQAMARSLDYVIDTVSAQHSLGPILELLKVNGKLVLVAAPDKPVELPSFPLIFGKRTVSGSMTGGMKETQEMMDLCGEHGITADIELVSTDGINDALARLARNDVRYRFVVDVAGTGSRL